The Streptomyces achromogenes DNA segment GTCTCCGCCCTCGGTCCCACCCGCGCCGCGGACGGCGCCGTCTCCCGCAAGACCTTCGTCCGCGAGGACTTCGACCGACTGCCGCTCGGTCCCGTCACCGCAGGCCACGGCTGGACCACCGACGCCAAGGACGGCTCCCTGACCGTCGAGCCCAGCCGCACCGGCCACGGCCGCGAGCTGCGGCTGCACACGGAGGGCAACGGTCGCGCCTTCCTCGTCCTGTCCGACCTCGCACCCGCCGGGAACAGCTTCTGGGCCCGGCTGCGGCTGCGCGTCGACGGGTTCCCGACCGCCCCGGACTGGGCGCACTGGACCGTCGCCGAGGCGTCCGGCTCCGACGCGCCCACGCTGGTACGCCCGTTGGGCGGCCAGTACGTTCCCACCTCGCAGGCGAACTTCTGGGGTGTCGGCTCCGACCTCGGCCCCACCGGGGACTGGACCGCGTGGCGCACCTCGGCCCCCGCCACGGCCGGGACCTGGAGCTGCGTGGAGTTCCACCTCGACGCCACCGACAACCGCGTCACCGTGTACCAGGACGGCGTGGAGCGCTCCGATCTGACCGTCTCCACCGAGGAGCACGGCGGCAGCGCGGACGACTTCGTCTTCCCGCGCTTCGACACGCTCAAGCTGGGCTGGCAGCTGTACCAGGCCGGCCCGACGCCGTCGTCGTACGACGTCCGCATGGACGACGTGGCGCTCAGCACCCGGCGCGTCGGCGGGTGTGCCTCATGACGGGCGGCGTGTCGCAGGGAGCGCTGACGGACCGGGACGCCGGCGGGCCCACGCCCGCCGCCACCACGCCCGGCGGCCCGGGCGCCGCCTGACGACACGCGTCGGCGGGGCGTCGGTGCGACGCCCCGCCGATGTCCTGACCCTGCCCCCGGGGGCAGGGTCAGGACAGGAAGCTCCCGTAGGGGCCGTTGAGGATCTGGTTCTTCTGGCTCTGACTGAAGTGGGTGTTGGGGTAGTCGTAGAAGGACGCGGACATCGGTGTGCCGTCGGTCGAGGACGAGTCGGGCAGGCCGAACGCGTGCCCGAGCTCGTGCACCATCCCGCCGTACCAGCGGTTCATCGACTGTCCGCTGGTGCCGGCCGCGCCGTCGGCGTCGTGCCCGCTCAGGACGACCCAGCCGGGGCTCGCGCCCCCGCCCGCGCCTTCTCCCTCGGCGCTGATCTCGCCCACGTTGAGCCAACGGCTGTCGGGGTTGTTCAGGCCGAACTTCCTGGCGAGTTCGTTCTGCATGTTCGTGACGGCCCACCAGTAGCGGTCACCGCCGTTGGGAGTGTTCTCGTACCAGCTCCGGGGCTGGTCGCCGTTCACGACCTCCACCACGGTGGTGTTCAGCTTGAAGGTCTTGCCGAGCTCCTGCTGGTAGTAGCGCTGTGCCTCGCGCATCACGTTGGCGATGCCGTCGGGGTACCGCTGGTCGAACGGAACGTCGGACGGCTTGAGCCAGTACACCCGGACGGTCTTCGTCGGCGGCGGCGTCGAGCCGCCGCCGCTGCCGGTGAAGCCGGGCAGCCGCCAGGTCCGGGCCGCCGTGCCGGTGCAGGGCAGCTGGACGAGACCGGTGTTCGAGGCCGAGGAGTCGCCCGCGGGGGTGACGCACTTGCCGGAGGACACCGACTGCAGGCCGAAGACGCCGGTCGTGCCACTGACCGTCACCGGCACGAGACGGAACTTCTGGCCGGCGCCCGTGCCGCAGGCCCGCTGGACGATCGTGGCGTTGTCGGCGCCGGACGCTCCGTTGACGTCCACGCACCGCCCGCCGGCCGAGGTGCCGACGGTGTACTGGTCGGTGGTCCCGCCGACCGGGGTGAAGGTGAAGTTCTGGTTGGGCTCGCCGTGGCAGGTCCACTGGATGAGCTGGAGGCCGTCGGCGGTGGAACCGCCCGGCACGTCCAGGCAGTTGCCGCCGCTGCGGTTGACCGCGGTGGAGGTGAACGCCGTCGCGGCGTGGGCCTGCGGTGCGATCGCGACGGCGCCCATGACCGCACCGAACATCACCGTGAGCAGGATCGCCCACAGGGGCAGGAACCTCGATCGTGTCATCCGACTACTCCCCCGAGGGGGCGGGCAGGGTGACGCCGAGTGCCACCGGGGTGCCGAAGTTCGGCGTGCCGTCGGCGTTCCAGGTGAACTTCTGGGCCCTGGTGCTCCGGTTCATGTCGCAGCCTCCGCTCGTCGAGTTGTTGGCGTGGTAGACGATCCAGTCCTCGGTGCCGTCCGGCGACTTGAAGAAGCCGTTGTGCCCG contains these protein-coding regions:
- a CDS encoding RICIN domain-containing protein, which produces MTRSRFLPLWAILLTVMFGAVMGAVAIAPQAHAATAFTSTAVNRSGGNCLDVPGGSTADGLQLIQWTCHGEPNQNFTFTPVGGTTDQYTVGTSAGGRCVDVNGASGADNATIVQRACGTGAGQKFRLVPVTVSGTTGVFGLQSVSSGKCVTPAGDSSASNTGLVQLPCTGTAARTWRLPGFTGSGGGSTPPPTKTVRVYWLKPSDVPFDQRYPDGIANVMREAQRYYQQELGKTFKLNTTVVEVVNGDQPRSWYENTPNGGDRYWWAVTNMQNELARKFGLNNPDSRWLNVGEISAEGEGAGGGASPGWVVLSGHDADGAAGTSGQSMNRWYGGMVHELGHAFGLPDSSSTDGTPMSASFYDYPNTHFSQSQKNQILNGPYGSFLS